Genomic segment of Apium graveolens cultivar Ventura chromosome 7, ASM990537v1, whole genome shotgun sequence:
GTGCTAGCGTAGTGGTTGTGTGGTACACATCAGTCCTATGTGCTCTTGGTCACCGGTGTTCAATTCCCAAGTGCACCATATTATTTTTTTGAATCAGCACAAACGCAAATAACTGATGCGTGGCCTTCAAATAAACGCATCAAAATCTTGCGTTGAACCATTAACGCAAAATTAAACAGCGTTTTCTGGATTATTTCACAAGCAAATAAAATCAATTATGACTCTTAAACGCAAGTAATAGATGCGTTTTTCGTTTAAATTGGAAACACAAAAAAACATTGggtttttaagtgatagaaaaGGCCATATTTCAGCGCGCGTGAGATTCAGGGCCTTTTCTCCCCAAATTGTGATACAAACGGCCATTACCCCATATAGTCCGCAAACAGTTGTAAACATTCTCCTATTAAACAGATCATGTACAAGAAAAAATAAAACAGTacataataaaatttaaattggcATGGTTCCATCTACATTTACACAGATCTTACAGTAACATAGTTccgtgtgtgtgtgtgagagagagagagagggagggggagagagagagagagagagagagaggagggaaggagggagagagagagagagagagagagagagagagagagagagggagagagagagagagagagagagaggctaACATGGCAGATGAGTGCTCAGAGACGATGAAAATAGTGGAACCGAGTTTGAGCTGAGCAGAGATAAGGGAAGGGAGCTCCTGATCAGGCTTCCTTTTGGTTTGAGTGAAATGAATAACCTCCTGAGCACCAAACGCGGCCTTATAAAAGTGTACGGCATCACCTACTTTACCATCCTCCACAAACAGCTGAGGCTTAAATGCAGAAAACGACACCGTCTTGGTGTTGCTGTTTCCGTTGTGAGAATCTCCGTTCTTAACCGCCTCTTCTGCCATCGCTAACTgtacgagagagagagagagagagagagagagagagagagagagcagatGATAGAATAGTGGGGGTGTGGTTTTATAACTGCGGAAAAGCGGAACCGTTTGAAGCGTGGTTAGTTGTCACGGTACATTTGGTAATTTCCGAATTACTCGGCCCTTTGTATTTACCCGATCCTCCCTTCTTTTCGATCGGCGTgcattttctttttaaaaaactAAATATATACAACTAAAATATTTTCATAAATCGAGCACGGTTGAATAGTTCAAGTAATTATAAAGTTATCATCTATCGTTTCAAGTTCTGAGTTCGATCATGACTCATCCCAAAGAACATCTAAGACATATTAGATGATTAAACTTAGACGGTTCAAATTATAAGTTATTTGAATGATCATAATATAAATCTATTATATATAATATTGCAACTTCAAAATTACAATTTTACCTCCATATTATCTTTTGATTACATACAAAAATTTGTTGTCAAAAAAATTAAATACATGACATCCAAACTCAAATTTACAACTTCGACCACTTGAGCGAGAGTCTCTTTCAAATAAATTGTCATTTAATatattcataagtggctcctacatttaatttcatatttatcttaatatttaaataaaaaaaggTTTGGGATTCGGTAACTAACTTTTTTATACACATACATGTGTGCTGCAGTTCGTATTgtatataaatttatatttattttaatattcacataataaaaAATGATTCGAGACTTGGATAAGTAACCCATTTTGATATATAATAAAACAACTAAATACTAATACTCTGTATAGTACTAGAGGAAAATAGGatgtaaaattcataataaaaagtTACTCCCTCCGTCATTTTGATATATAATAAAACAACTAAATACTAATACTCTGTATAGTACTAGAGGAAAATAGGatgtaaaattcataataaaaagtTACTCCCTCCGTCATTTTGATTTGTTATCAAAAGAATTGGACACGGAGattaaaaaatatgtataaagtagagaaaaaaaagaaaaaaaagtgggtgaagtggtggaacccattgatttttaatgtataaaaaggAGATAGTGGGGataaaagtagtgtgaaaagaGAAAAAAAGTGGGAAAGTGGAGGGACCCAttgactatttttggtaagttttgaaatgtaaagaaattgatgggacatcccaaaaaggaaaatgtaaataaataaaaaagaCAGAGGGAGTATTATATTAGAGCTTGTTCGATTAACATTATTTTAGCCAGGTATTTGAAATTCCCTGAAAATGTAAAAGATCGAGTTGTTTAGTTGTTAGAAGCCCAGAAAGTACAAATTACTTGCTAAGTTCTATTACCCATCAACTAAGGGAAGTGGCTAATCCACACACCCCACATGTATT
This window contains:
- the LOC141672898 gene encoding uncharacterized protein At5g48480: MAEEAVKNGDSHNGNSNTKTVSFSAFKPQLFVEDGKVGDAVHFYKAAFGAQEVIHFTQTKRKPDQELPSLISAQLKLGSTIFIVSEHSSAMNKAGGSGLSFLLETDDIEGAIANAVKAGAVSNGEIEEGENALRLGKVKDPYGMMWAITSPTVVKKMKKGEEENVEAA